One window of Methylococcus sp. EFPC2 genomic DNA carries:
- the cmk gene encoding (d)CMP kinase, translated as MSTRIPVVALDGPSGAGKGTVARALARTLGWHYLDSGAIYRSLAVAVLDSGLALDDVDGIVQLASRLDLRFPTGETRQVLLNGVDISDRIDTETCGNTASKIAAYGPVRKALLQKQRDFRLAPGLVADGRDMGTVVFTDAPIKIFLTASAEERAQRRYKQLMEKGIDVNLADLTSEIEERDRRDRERAEAPLKMADGAVLVDTSELSISQVVARCLSLVKG; from the coding sequence ATGAGCACGCGTATTCCCGTCGTAGCCTTGGATGGCCCCAGCGGTGCGGGCAAGGGCACGGTCGCCCGAGCCCTGGCGCGCACGCTGGGCTGGCATTATCTCGATAGCGGGGCGATATACCGTTCGCTGGCGGTGGCGGTGCTGGATTCCGGCCTGGCCTTGGATGATGTGGACGGCATCGTCCAGCTGGCCAGCCGTCTCGATCTGCGTTTTCCCACCGGTGAAACACGCCAGGTATTGTTGAACGGCGTGGATATCAGCGACCGCATAGACACGGAAACCTGCGGCAACACGGCGTCTAAGATCGCGGCCTACGGGCCGGTGCGCAAGGCCTTGCTGCAAAAACAGCGGGACTTCCGGCTGGCGCCGGGACTGGTGGCGGACGGGCGCGACATGGGCACGGTGGTTTTCACCGATGCGCCGATCAAAATCTTCCTCACCGCCAGCGCCGAAGAGCGTGCGCAAAGACGTTATAAGCAGTTGATGGAGAAAGGTATCGATGTTAACTTAGCCGACTTGACAAGCGAGATCGAAGAGCGGGACAGACGCGATCGCGAGCGTGCCGAAGCGCCTCTCAAAATGGCCGACGGCGCGGTGCTGGTGGATACCTCAGAGTTGAGCATCAGCCAGGTCGTCGCCCGTTGCCTGAGTCTCGTCAAGGGCTGA
- a CDS encoding prephenate dehydrogenase/arogenate dehydrogenase family protein, producing MIGRLCVIGVGLIGGSIAKAARTRGLCREIVGVDADAANLARALELGVIDAGYPEIAPGLDGTDWVLIATPVGAFEPVLAAIRTSWSADAVYTDVGSTKQSVIAAARRVFGEVPVNFVPGHPIAGAEKSGVEAAKDDLYTGRRVILTPTTNTDEQALRRVEAFWQALGARVTRMDPAHHDEVLAATSHLPHVLAYALVHMLGRKDEQQEIFQYAAGGFRDFTRIASSDPTMWLDICLANREQIVPLLAQLSGELGRVADLLETGAADELFDYFAEARGARQRYLDQSEKQP from the coding sequence ATGATAGGCAGGCTGTGCGTTATCGGAGTGGGTCTGATAGGCGGTTCCATCGCCAAGGCCGCCAGGACGCGCGGCTTGTGTCGTGAAATCGTCGGGGTCGACGCCGATGCCGCCAACTTGGCCAGGGCGCTGGAATTGGGCGTGATCGACGCCGGCTATCCGGAGATTGCACCGGGTCTGGACGGCACCGACTGGGTGTTGATCGCCACGCCAGTGGGCGCGTTCGAGCCGGTGCTCGCGGCCATCCGCACGAGCTGGTCGGCCGATGCCGTATACACCGACGTGGGCAGCACCAAACAGAGTGTCATAGCCGCCGCGCGCCGCGTGTTCGGCGAGGTGCCGGTCAATTTCGTGCCCGGTCACCCCATCGCCGGGGCGGAAAAAAGCGGGGTCGAAGCCGCGAAGGATGATTTATACACCGGCCGGAGGGTCATTCTGACGCCAACCACGAACACCGATGAGCAGGCGTTGCGCCGGGTGGAAGCGTTTTGGCAGGCCCTCGGGGCGCGGGTGACCCGCATGGACCCGGCCCATCACGACGAAGTCTTAGCGGCGACCAGTCATCTGCCCCATGTGCTGGCCTACGCGCTGGTGCACATGCTGGGCCGCAAGGACGAGCAGCAGGAGATTTTTCAATACGCGGCCGGCGGTTTTCGCGATTTCACGCGCATCGCGTCCAGCGATCCCACCATGTGGCTCGATATCTGCCTAGCTAATCGCGAGCAAATCGTTCCGCTGCTGGCACAATTGAGCGGCGAGTTGGGCCGGGTGGCGGATCTGCTGGAAACCGGTGCGGCGGACGAGTTGTTCGATTATTTCGCCGAGGCGCGCGGTGCGCGGCAGCGTTATCTGGACCAATCGGAAAAACAGCCATGA